The Mycobacterium paragordonae genome includes a region encoding these proteins:
- a CDS encoding cytochrome P450, with product MANQLLAITRHPKERLTSVLLAPAPRVVDDKWRQWSRDWRVRELAPAPAGSGLRAVLGDAGLPLLGHTVDYIRFGSEFSRERYERLGSVSWMGAFGTKMVVIAGPDATREAFTSEAKAFSQDGWSFLIDAFFHRGLMLMSFDEHLMHRRIMQEAFTRPRLTGYVGQVAPCVRAAVPAWPTGPSVRIYPLLKNLTLDIATDVFMGGRGKDESAAVNEAFVSTVRAASSFVRVPLPGTRFRAGVHGRRVLEDYFSRHLPAARAGETDDLFAALCQATTEDGERFSDEDVINHMIFLMMAAHDTSTITTTAVTYFLAKHPEWQEKAAAEARSFGHDSPDIDELERMTVLDLILKEALRLLAPVPLVMRKTVRDVAIDGYHIPRETLCAITPAVNHFDRRIWSDPDRFDPSRFDEPRREDQQHRFAWVPFGGGAHKCIGMQFGTLEVKAILHQMLRTYTWTVPNDYHVRWDNTSLPIPVDGLPVTLRHR from the coding sequence GTGGCTAATCAGCTTCTCGCAATCACGCGTCACCCCAAGGAGCGGTTGACGTCTGTCCTGTTGGCGCCCGCCCCCCGCGTCGTCGATGACAAATGGCGACAGTGGAGTCGGGACTGGAGAGTCCGGGAACTTGCGCCGGCCCCCGCCGGATCTGGGCTGAGAGCCGTCCTAGGGGACGCTGGACTCCCGTTGCTGGGGCACACTGTCGACTACATCCGATTTGGTTCAGAATTCAGTCGGGAGCGTTACGAACGTTTGGGCTCGGTGTCGTGGATGGGCGCATTCGGTACCAAAATGGTGGTCATCGCCGGTCCAGACGCAACGCGTGAGGCGTTCACAAGCGAAGCCAAGGCCTTTTCTCAAGATGGCTGGTCCTTCCTGATCGATGCTTTCTTCCATCGCGGGTTGATGCTCATGAGCTTCGACGAACATTTGATGCACCGGCGCATCATGCAGGAGGCGTTCACGCGTCCTCGCCTGACCGGATATGTCGGGCAGGTGGCCCCGTGCGTTCGCGCAGCCGTGCCCGCGTGGCCGACCGGTCCGTCGGTCCGGATCTACCCGTTGTTGAAGAATCTCACCCTCGATATTGCCACGGATGTCTTCATGGGTGGCCGCGGCAAGGACGAGAGCGCTGCTGTCAACGAGGCGTTCGTGTCCACTGTTCGCGCGGCGAGTTCCTTTGTGCGAGTTCCACTCCCGGGCACCAGGTTCCGCGCCGGCGTGCATGGGCGGCGCGTGTTGGAGGACTACTTCTCCCGACACCTGCCGGCCGCGCGTGCAGGCGAGACCGACGATCTATTCGCCGCCCTCTGCCAGGCGACCACAGAAGACGGTGAACGGTTCTCCGACGAGGATGTGATCAACCACATGATCTTTCTCATGATGGCCGCCCATGACACCTCCACGATCACCACCACTGCTGTCACCTACTTCCTCGCTAAACATCCTGAGTGGCAGGAGAAGGCAGCGGCGGAGGCGCGGTCCTTCGGTCACGATTCGCCAGATATCGACGAACTGGAGCGGATGACGGTCCTCGATCTGATCCTCAAAGAAGCTCTGCGTCTGCTGGCGCCCGTTCCGCTGGTGATGCGCAAGACCGTCCGCGATGTCGCCATCGACGGCTATCACATCCCCCGTGAAACCTTGTGCGCAATCACACCCGCCGTAAATCACTTCGACCGCAGAATATGGAGCGACCCGGACCGTTTCGATCCGTCGCGCTTCGATGAGCCCCGGCGCGAGGACCAACAGCACCGATTCGCCTGGGTGCCGTTCGGCGGGGGGGCGCACAAATGCATTGGGATGCAGTTCGGCACACTCGAGGTGAAGGCAATCCTGCACCAGATGTTGCGTACCTACACTTGGACGGTCCCAAACGACTATCACGTGCGTTGGGACAACACCTCGCTGCCCATTCCCGTGGACGGACTGCCTGTGACGTTGCGGCACCGATGA
- a CDS encoding flavin-containing monooxygenase — translation MTGGFARDPRGHDPSIVIIGAGVAGIAMAHQLKRDGFTNFTMVEKAADIGGVWRDNTYPGAACDVPSALYSLSDKPNTRWSRRYAEQPEILQYLRRLVLADGMDLHLRTRTEVVEMTFDEQAGRWRLVTGSSETIWCDVVISAVGQLSRPHTPNIAGEDTFEGPRFHSARWDHSVSLRGKEVAVIGTGASAIQFVPRIAHEAQRVTLYQRTAPWILPKWDSRYGRLHQQLIKVLPLWLRLERFAVWLIFEVLAVTLVDAKPLSRILGAVARYHLHRQVADPMLRRQLTPSDAPGCKRVLFSNDYYPAIANGEVSLVTNAVAKLCDKGVVTDDGVLHRADVVIYGTGFRATDFLAPMRVRGWGGVTLDEVWGTQAHAYLGITVPMFPNLFLLYGPNTNVGSGSIIYMIESQVRYVGALIKILASDPGRTVDVRPDIEQSYNTRLSRRLRRSVWALCASWYTTSSGAIPTNWPGPTFAYRILTRKPRSHDYLFRHVERLQLDGPSENRARLRR, via the coding sequence ATGACAGGCGGCTTTGCGAGGGATCCTCGAGGACACGATCCGTCGATAGTGATCATCGGGGCCGGCGTCGCGGGTATCGCCATGGCCCATCAGCTGAAGAGGGACGGATTCACCAACTTCACCATGGTGGAAAAGGCTGCAGACATCGGCGGCGTCTGGCGCGACAACACCTATCCAGGAGCGGCTTGCGACGTGCCGTCAGCGTTGTACTCACTCTCGGACAAGCCCAACACTCGTTGGTCGAGACGTTATGCAGAACAGCCCGAGATACTCCAATATCTTCGCCGACTCGTCCTGGCCGACGGAATGGACCTGCATTTGCGCACGCGGACCGAAGTCGTCGAGATGACCTTCGATGAACAGGCCGGCCGTTGGCGTTTGGTGACCGGATCCAGCGAGACGATCTGGTGCGATGTCGTGATTTCGGCCGTGGGGCAGCTCTCGCGACCTCATACGCCGAATATTGCCGGCGAAGACACCTTCGAGGGGCCGCGTTTTCATTCGGCGCGTTGGGACCATTCGGTATCGCTGCGCGGCAAGGAAGTAGCCGTCATCGGGACAGGCGCAAGCGCGATACAGTTTGTGCCACGGATCGCACACGAGGCACAGCGCGTAACGCTGTATCAGCGCACGGCGCCTTGGATTTTGCCGAAGTGGGACAGCAGGTACGGACGTCTTCACCAACAGCTGATTAAGGTTCTGCCGCTGTGGCTGCGTCTTGAGCGTTTCGCGGTATGGCTGATTTTTGAAGTGCTCGCAGTGACGTTGGTCGACGCGAAGCCCTTGTCACGCATTCTCGGCGCGGTCGCCCGCTACCACCTCCATCGGCAGGTTGCCGATCCAATGCTGCGCCGGCAACTCACGCCATCAGATGCGCCGGGGTGCAAGCGGGTGTTGTTCTCGAATGATTACTACCCCGCGATTGCCAACGGTGAAGTCTCGTTGGTGACCAACGCGGTTGCGAAGCTTTGCGACAAGGGAGTCGTGACCGACGATGGCGTACTCCATCGCGCGGATGTCGTCATTTACGGAACAGGTTTCCGCGCTACCGACTTCCTCGCCCCGATGCGTGTTCGCGGCTGGGGCGGAGTGACTCTGGACGAGGTGTGGGGGACGCAGGCGCACGCATACCTGGGCATTACAGTCCCGATGTTCCCGAATCTCTTTCTCCTCTATGGCCCGAACACGAATGTCGGTTCCGGGTCGATCATTTACATGATCGAGTCTCAGGTCCGCTATGTCGGTGCCCTCATCAAGATTTTGGCGAGTGACCCAGGGCGTACGGTCGACGTCAGGCCAGACATCGAGCAAAGCTACAACACACGATTGAGCCGGCGGCTGCGAAGGTCGGTGTGGGCGCTTTGCGCGAGCTGGTACACGACCTCGAGTGGCGCGATCCCGACGAACTGGCCTGGGCCTACATTTGCCTACCGGATCCTCACCCGCAAACCACGCAGTCACGATTATCTATTCAGGCACGTTGAACGCCTTCAGTTAGACGGCCCGAGTGAGAACCGCGCGAGGCTGCGCAGATGA
- a CDS encoding alpha/beta hydrolase: MTNTDAADRRPSLASHFVAMTSRNTLRPLSQLIPSSAHGLAVMDRVLRMALVGSRPRRSVAVRTIDTEFAGNQIRGDWITSPAVDPHAVPLLYIHGGAYSMCSPATHRGLLGELASASGRPIFAVRYRLAPRYPFPAAADDALNAYRWLVTGQPSASGERGVAVAGDSAGGQLTMATALGARSDGLPLPDSMLLMSPVLDLTCELARARELRRRDPFASARSAARALDLYVAGADHRNERISVLDADLRSMPPILIQVGGREMLIDDSRHLADRLRSAGSSVEIQVYRGQIHVFQAMFRILPEAREAIHRAGNFLKASAHR, encoded by the coding sequence GTGACCAACACTGATGCGGCGGACCGGCGCCCCAGTCTTGCAAGTCATTTCGTGGCAATGACTTCGCGAAACACACTGCGTCCGCTGTCGCAACTCATCCCGTCGAGCGCCCACGGCCTCGCGGTGATGGATCGCGTACTCCGGATGGCGCTTGTGGGATCGCGGCCCCGCCGAAGCGTGGCGGTTCGCACAATAGATACCGAGTTCGCCGGGAATCAGATACGCGGGGATTGGATCACTTCTCCTGCAGTCGATCCACACGCGGTTCCGTTGCTCTACATTCATGGCGGCGCCTACTCCATGTGCTCACCGGCTACCCACCGCGGCCTGCTCGGTGAACTTGCCTCCGCGAGCGGTCGGCCCATCTTTGCGGTGAGGTATCGGCTAGCTCCACGCTATCCCTTTCCCGCTGCCGCCGACGATGCACTGAACGCATACCGCTGGCTCGTCACAGGGCAGCCTTCGGCTTCCGGCGAACGCGGTGTTGCGGTGGCCGGGGACTCGGCGGGCGGCCAGCTCACGATGGCCACCGCCCTTGGCGCACGTAGTGACGGACTGCCGCTGCCGGATTCGATGCTTCTCATGTCTCCGGTCCTGGATCTGACATGTGAACTCGCGAGGGCACGCGAACTTCGCCGCCGTGATCCTTTCGCCTCTGCTCGGTCCGCGGCCCGCGCTCTTGACCTGTACGTGGCTGGTGCAGATCACCGCAATGAGCGAATCAGCGTGCTCGACGCAGACCTCAGGTCCATGCCACCGATCCTGATTCAGGTAGGCGGAAGAGAAATGTTGATCGATGACTCGAGGCATCTTGCCGACCGCCTCCGATCGGCCGGATCAAGCGTTGAGATACAGGTGTACCGGGGACAGATCCACGTGTTCCAAGCCATGTTCCGAATCCTGCCCGAGGCTCGTGAGGCGATCCACCGCGCTGGAAACTTCCTGAAAGCTTCGGCCCACCGGTGA
- a CDS encoding flavin-containing monooxygenase — MGSESGQHYEIVIVGAGFSGIGTAISLLKAGFADFLIVDDADGVGGTWHWNTYPGIAVDIPSYSYQFSYEMRTSWSRTYAHGDELKAYAERCVEKYGLQNYIRFNTTVDEACFDEGAALWRLSCSSGQNLTARFVINCSGVLSRPKWPDIPGVRDFAGVTLHTARWDHTKDLTGKRVAVIGTGASAVQLIPEVAKIASSLTVFQRTPIYCLPKPDFSIPSWAATVMRLVPGAQLMTRTASQAFVEFTFPIAAHFHSLIPVSDLMEEAAKRYMRRAVDDPVTRDQLIPRYSLGCKRPSFHNSYLATYNRRNVSLETSGITHVDHASVHTEDGKSYPIDVMVLATGFKVMESGNMPTYVLKGRGGVEQSAWWDEHRLQAFEGVSVPGFPNHFNIFGPYGYNGSSYFTLIEAQSRHIVRCLRRARTLKADYVEVRQQANDRYFGDMVSRRHRQVFWQPSCSNANSYYFDKHGDVPLRPSTTLETYWRSRTFRLSDYRFERRAESVGAR, encoded by the coding sequence ATGGGTTCTGAGTCTGGGCAGCACTACGAAATTGTAATAGTCGGAGCCGGGTTTTCTGGGATTGGTACAGCGATCAGCCTGTTGAAGGCCGGATTTGCGGACTTTCTTATAGTCGATGACGCCGATGGCGTCGGCGGTACATGGCACTGGAATACGTATCCGGGAATAGCGGTCGATATTCCGTCCTATAGTTACCAGTTCTCTTATGAGATGCGAACATCCTGGTCACGTACTTACGCTCACGGGGATGAGTTGAAGGCTTATGCAGAGCGGTGTGTAGAAAAATACGGACTCCAAAATTACATCCGGTTCAACACGACTGTGGACGAAGCCTGTTTCGACGAAGGCGCCGCACTATGGCGGCTGAGCTGCTCCTCTGGTCAGAATCTGACCGCGCGTTTTGTGATAAATTGCTCTGGCGTTCTCAGTCGGCCGAAGTGGCCTGATATTCCAGGAGTGCGCGACTTCGCCGGCGTGACGCTGCATACGGCCAGATGGGACCATACGAAAGATCTCACCGGTAAGCGGGTGGCGGTGATCGGGACTGGGGCATCTGCGGTGCAGCTGATTCCCGAAGTCGCGAAGATCGCATCAAGTCTGACGGTCTTCCAGCGAACGCCGATTTACTGCTTGCCGAAGCCGGATTTCTCCATACCGAGCTGGGCCGCGACAGTGATGCGGTTGGTGCCAGGGGCACAACTGATGACGCGCACTGCGAGTCAGGCGTTCGTCGAGTTCACATTTCCCATCGCAGCTCATTTTCACTCGTTGATCCCTGTGTCGGACCTCATGGAAGAGGCGGCGAAACGCTATATGCGTCGGGCGGTCGACGATCCGGTGACTCGAGACCAACTCATTCCTCGCTATTCGTTGGGTTGTAAGCGACCGAGTTTCCACAATTCCTATCTCGCAACGTACAACCGTCGCAATGTTTCGCTCGAGACCAGCGGCATCACCCATGTCGACCATGCCTCGGTTCACACTGAAGATGGCAAGAGTTATCCGATCGATGTCATGGTCTTGGCCACCGGGTTCAAAGTGATGGAGTCGGGCAATATGCCGACTTATGTGCTGAAGGGACGCGGTGGAGTGGAGCAGTCTGCCTGGTGGGATGAGCACCGCCTCCAAGCCTTCGAGGGTGTGAGCGTCCCAGGGTTCCCGAATCACTTCAATATCTTCGGTCCCTATGGTTACAACGGCTCCTCGTACTTCACACTCATCGAGGCGCAAAGTCGGCATATCGTCCGCTGTCTTCGTCGTGCGCGCACGCTGAAGGCTGATTACGTAGAGGTCAGACAGCAGGCGAACGATCGCTACTTCGGTGACATGGTTAGCCGCCGACATCGACAGGTTTTCTGGCAGCCGAGCTGTTCCAATGCCAACAGTTACTATTTCGACAAACACGGCGATGTTCCGTTGCGTCCGTCAACTACCCTGGAGACTTACTGGCGTAGCCGCACCTTCCGGCTCTCCGATTACCGATTTGAACGTCGCGCAGAATCCGTTGGCGCACGGTGA
- a CDS encoding flavin-containing monooxygenase — MTDTVTTLIVGAGFAGIGTAMRMLQAGVNDFVILERSHRVGGTWRDNTYPGAACDIPSLLYSYSFEPNPGWTRAYSGSAEILAYIDAIVAKYDLGRFIHFGADVSALEFDEDAGEWVVDTTGGRRYRGRSVVMASGPLADASFPDIRGIESYEGKKIHSARWDHSYDMSGKRVAVIGTGASAVQIVPELVQLAASVKVFQRTPGWVLPRVNFRHPAWARSTFKRMPATEQALRGAWFWAHEVMAVGMVWDTAATSVIQAAAKANLRRQVKDTWLRRQLTPQFRPGCKRMLMTNDYYPALQADNCKLVSWPIATLAPNGIRTADGIEHEVDCIVFATGFDVCKRGTPFPILGRDGRKLEDAWSEGRFAYKSVSVAGYPNLFFTFGPNSGPGHNSALLYMEAAIDYIVKAIELLRDQGNGVHTLDVKENSQNAYHSNIQRRLRRTTWNSGCSSWYLTEDGYNGTMYPGFATQFTRELSRLDMRDYDITRRDDADLKLTQTR, encoded by the coding sequence ATGACGGACACGGTAACGACTTTGATCGTCGGCGCCGGCTTCGCGGGTATCGGTACGGCGATGAGAATGCTTCAAGCGGGCGTTAACGACTTTGTCATCTTGGAGCGATCACATCGCGTCGGGGGCACCTGGCGTGACAACACTTACCCCGGCGCCGCCTGCGACATTCCGTCATTGCTGTACTCCTACTCGTTCGAGCCGAACCCAGGCTGGACTCGCGCATACTCGGGGAGCGCAGAGATCCTCGCCTATATCGACGCGATTGTCGCGAAATACGATCTTGGGAGGTTCATTCATTTCGGTGCGGACGTGAGTGCACTGGAATTCGACGAGGATGCCGGAGAGTGGGTTGTCGACACGACCGGCGGCAGGCGGTATCGGGGCCGTTCAGTCGTGATGGCTAGCGGACCACTTGCTGACGCCAGTTTCCCGGATATTCGTGGCATCGAGTCGTACGAGGGGAAAAAGATTCACAGTGCTCGGTGGGACCACTCCTATGACATGAGCGGTAAGAGGGTGGCGGTTATCGGGACCGGGGCGAGCGCTGTGCAGATCGTTCCCGAATTGGTCCAGTTGGCGGCGTCGGTCAAGGTGTTTCAGAGGACGCCCGGCTGGGTCCTACCGAGGGTGAATTTCCGGCATCCGGCCTGGGCGCGTTCGACTTTCAAGCGCATGCCGGCAACCGAACAGGCCCTACGAGGTGCGTGGTTTTGGGCGCATGAGGTCATGGCCGTGGGCATGGTTTGGGATACCGCTGCCACATCTGTCATCCAAGCGGCCGCGAAGGCGAATCTGCGTCGGCAGGTGAAGGATACCTGGTTGAGACGTCAGCTAACACCGCAGTTCAGACCTGGGTGCAAACGCATGCTTATGACTAACGACTATTACCCTGCTCTCCAGGCCGATAACTGCAAACTCGTCAGCTGGCCGATCGCCACACTGGCTCCGAACGGAATTCGAACCGCCGACGGCATCGAGCATGAGGTGGACTGCATAGTATTCGCGACAGGCTTCGATGTGTGTAAACGCGGTACGCCATTTCCGATCCTGGGGCGCGACGGGCGAAAACTCGAAGACGCGTGGTCTGAGGGGAGATTTGCCTACAAGAGCGTGAGTGTGGCCGGGTATCCGAATTTGTTCTTCACTTTCGGGCCTAATTCCGGTCCTGGCCACAACTCCGCTCTTCTATATATGGAGGCGGCAATCGATTACATCGTAAAAGCGATCGAGCTCTTGCGCGACCAAGGTAACGGAGTCCATACCCTGGATGTGAAAGAGAATAGCCAAAACGCGTACCACTCCAATATTCAGCGGCGGTTACGACGCACGACATGGAACTCGGGTTGCAGCAGCTGGTATTTAACAGAGGATGGCTATAACGGCACGATGTATCCGGGCTTTGCGACTCAGTTCACCAGGGAACTGTCCCGTCTGGATATGCGGGATTACGATATCACTCGGCGTGACGATGCTGACCTGAAGTTGACACAAACACGCTGA
- a CDS encoding SDR family NAD(P)-dependent oxidoreductase, which produces MRFLPFGSSPGRTHRAHAVVTGAGSGIGRAFAVELARRGGRVVCADKDPITAKESAELVRQAGGEGFDVVCDVTDLEQVRNLADASEDWFGKAASLVINNAGIGAGGNRIGATSVEDWNAAISVNLWGVIYGCETFVPRLRSNGRGGVINVASAASFGSAPRMGAYNVSKAGVLALSETLAAELSGTNVNVTVLCPTFVKTNIAKNPQIEESAAKLATNLMRWTGISPDQVARTTLNAHDRGQIYVVPQLDAKILWQLKRALPGQFTRALGLVERVASWNDPAEQREQ; this is translated from the coding sequence ATGAGGTTCTTGCCGTTCGGTAGTTCACCAGGTAGAACCCACCGCGCCCACGCAGTAGTCACAGGCGCAGGGAGCGGTATCGGCCGCGCGTTCGCCGTTGAGCTTGCACGCCGAGGTGGACGTGTTGTGTGTGCGGACAAAGACCCCATCACTGCGAAAGAGTCGGCCGAGTTGGTGAGGCAGGCCGGCGGCGAGGGTTTCGACGTCGTATGCGACGTCACCGACCTTGAGCAGGTCCGTAACCTCGCTGATGCCAGTGAAGACTGGTTTGGCAAGGCGGCGAGCCTGGTGATCAACAACGCCGGAATCGGTGCGGGCGGCAATCGCATCGGCGCTACGTCGGTCGAGGACTGGAACGCTGCGATTTCTGTCAACCTTTGGGGTGTTATCTACGGGTGCGAGACTTTCGTTCCCCGGCTCCGGAGCAACGGCCGTGGCGGAGTGATCAATGTGGCGTCCGCCGCGAGTTTCGGCTCGGCGCCCCGAATGGGGGCATACAACGTGAGTAAGGCCGGAGTGCTCGCTCTGTCCGAGACCTTGGCGGCCGAACTGAGCGGTACTAACGTCAATGTCACAGTGCTTTGCCCCACCTTCGTCAAGACGAACATCGCCAAAAATCCTCAGATTGAGGAGTCGGCGGCGAAACTCGCGACCAACCTGATGAGGTGGACCGGCATTTCGCCGGATCAAGTGGCTCGAACGACCTTGAACGCGCACGATCGCGGACAAATCTATGTAGTGCCCCAACTGGACGCGAAAATTTTGTGGCAACTGAAAAGAGCTTTACCCGGTCAGTTTACGCGGGCGTTGGGGCTGGTGGAGCGCGTGGCCTCATGGAACGATCCAGCCGAACAGAGGGAGCAGTGA
- a CDS encoding TetR/AcrR family transcriptional regulator, with protein sequence MIEAATEIWSESGWAAVTMRGVCARTGLNDRYFYEDFKTREDLLVAAWDGVRNDMLGEVSALFDERVDRPPIETITAAIAIVVDRIARDPGRAHILLAQHVGSSPLQDRRAVALQEATQLVVEASRPHLREDADETALRMDTLVAVGGFVEVITAWHSGLLAVTEKEVVAHTSRLAETLAQRYVVSG encoded by the coding sequence TTGATCGAGGCTGCGACCGAGATTTGGAGTGAGAGCGGTTGGGCCGCAGTGACTATGCGCGGCGTGTGCGCCCGGACAGGGCTCAACGATCGATACTTCTACGAGGACTTCAAGACGCGCGAGGATCTTCTCGTCGCAGCGTGGGATGGCGTTCGCAATGACATGCTCGGCGAGGTTTCCGCGCTCTTCGACGAGCGTGTGGATCGGCCGCCGATCGAAACCATCACCGCGGCGATCGCCATCGTGGTCGACCGGATCGCACGCGATCCTGGCCGGGCGCACATCCTCCTCGCTCAGCATGTAGGTAGCTCACCGCTGCAAGATCGCCGCGCTGTGGCGCTGCAGGAGGCAACGCAGTTGGTCGTCGAGGCAAGCCGGCCACATCTCAGAGAAGACGCCGACGAGACGGCCCTTCGTATGGACACTTTGGTTGCGGTGGGGGGGTTCGTCGAAGTCATCACGGCCTGGCACTCCGGTTTGCTCGCGGTGACCGAAAAGGAAGTGGTCGCGCACACGAGCCGACTGGCTGAAACCTTGGCTCAACGCTACGTCGTCAGCGGCTGA